The Pyrodictium delaneyi genome contains a region encoding:
- a CDS encoding ribbon-helix-helix protein, CopG family: MLKKISPEKVRLLKAEAARRGLSPSEAVEEAIELWLRRSSVVEDSTADDEAWERLRPRLLREARGMYVVIAEGRLVGVYASLEEAARVLRELRHRGLRRAVLVRPGVDDEAGGEGEWLGGALEPA, encoded by the coding sequence GTGCTGAAGAAGATATCTCCGGAGAAAGTTAGGCTTCTTAAAGCCGAGGCTGCTCGCCGGGGCCTCTCACCTTCCGAGGCCGTGGAGGAGGCCATCGAACTCTGGCTACGCCGGAGCAGCGTAGTGGAGGACTCGACCGCGGACGACGAGGCGTGGGAAAGGCTGCGGCCCCGGCTCCTCCGGGAAGCCCGCGGCATGTACGTTGTGATAGCCGAGGGCCGGCTAGTCGGCGTCTACGCTAGCCTCGAGGAAGCCGCTAGGGTGCTGCGCGAGCTACGCCACCGCGGGCTAAGGAGGGCTGTTCTGGTGCGGCCTGGTGTAGACGACGAGGCCGGGGGAGAGGGCGAGTGGCTGGGCGGGGCGCTGGAGCCGGCATAG
- a CDS encoding TSUP family transporter yields the protein MEAAAWLLAGLLAGLADYGLGLGFGLAASLVLVVLLGQDPRAVAAAAAAAQLLTTLPAIAAHRRAGNIAPEALDDAKKVVTVLSASSTLTALTAATLAARLTSSQAHLAYALALATLIPPLYILAHHNNRDNTKPPPPRKTTATAAALGALAGLDKAVLGGGYSILIVTAQLAAGIDLRSAIALTPAAKLLPFIAIAASYTHTGYMNPTNTLALAAGALASLPTAAKLLHRAQPEKLAPLLAATLTASMITQLLRTCTTVLTP from the coding sequence GTGGAGGCAGCCGCCTGGCTACTAGCAGGCCTACTAGCGGGCCTAGCAGACTACGGCCTCGGCCTCGGCTTCGGGCTAGCCGCCAGCCTAGTCCTAGTCGTCCTCCTCGGCCAAGACCCCCGTGCCGTAGCAGCAGCCGCCGCAGCAGCCCAGCTACTAACCACACTCCCCGCAATAGCGGCACACAGGAGAGCCGGAAACATAGCCCCAGAAGCCCTCGACGACGCAAAGAAAGTAGTAACCGTGCTATCAGCCTCCTCCACCCTCACAGCCCTAACAGCAGCCACGCTAGCAGCTCGGCTCACCAGCAGCCAAGCCCACCTAGCATACGCCCTAGCCCTAGCAACACTCATCCCACCCCTCTACATCCTAGCCCACCACAACAACAGAGACAACACCAAACCCCCACCACCCCGGAAGACAACAGCCACAGCCGCAGCCCTAGGCGCCCTGGCAGGCCTAGACAAAGCAGTCCTCGGAGGAGGCTACAGCATACTAATAGTAACAGCCCAGCTAGCAGCAGGCATAGACCTACGAAGCGCAATAGCACTAACACCCGCAGCCAAACTACTACCATTCATAGCCATAGCCGCCTCCTACACCCACACAGGATACATGAACCCCACCAACACCCTAGCCCTAGCAGCCGGCGCACTAGCCTCCCTACCCACCGCAGCCAAACTCCTACACCGAGCCCAACCCGAGAAACTAGCCCCACTCCTCGCAGCCACACTAACAGCCTCTATGATAACTCAACTACTACGAACATGCACCACGGTCTTAACACCATAG
- a CDS encoding glycosyltransferase family 4 protein, whose product MRVAIYSNKPVSILSFKNYIENVTREMEKLGVEFIYINKKNDISTKADVDLYWYPFSTPPWSLVKVRKPLVISLLGDYGLDIPAWDFYGAGPLQSLVRRYVLKTRLLIKWSIFKRRSSAIITVSKYAKNTLVKHLKFNEKRVFVVYHGVDLNIFNPKGERVTLNRPYFLHVSQYVYPFHNMKNLRRIIAAYTRLDLDPKPYLVLVIPGYPKNIEIDGVILIRKRLDKEALAKLYRGALALVFPSLHETFGMPALEAIASGCPVIASNVTALPEVVGDAAIYVDPYSTKEIAAAMKMIAENEDLRRMLISKGLERARKFTWRKSAIMHKTIFEKILKES is encoded by the coding sequence ATGAGAGTAGCAATATACTCCAACAAACCGGTGTCAATTCTGAGTTTTAAGAACTATATTGAGAATGTGACGCGAGAGATGGAAAAATTAGGTGTTGAATTCATATATATAAACAAGAAAAATGACATATCAACGAAAGCTGATGTAGACTTATATTGGTATCCTTTTTCAACTCCTCCGTGGTCCTTGGTAAAAGTACGTAAACCACTTGTAATCTCGCTGCTTGGAGATTATGGTTTAGATATACCCGCATGGGACTTTTATGGAGCAGGACCTTTACAAAGTCTTGTACGTAGGTATGTACTAAAAACGAGGCTCCTTATTAAATGGAGTATATTTAAGAGACGTTCTAGTGCAATAATAACTGTCTCGAAATATGCTAAAAATACATTAGTAAAACACTTAAAATTTAATGAGAAGAGAGTGTTTGTAGTTTATCATGGGGTAGATTTAAATATATTTAATCCAAAGGGTGAGCGTGTAACACTAAATAGACCGTACTTCTTACATGTATCACAGTATGTATACCCATTCCATAATATGAAGAACCTAAGGCGAATAATAGCTGCTTATACTCGTTTAGATCTTGACCCTAAACCATACTTAGTGCTCGTAATACCCGGATATCCAAAGAACATTGAAATTGATGGAGTTATATTAATACGTAAACGGTTAGATAAAGAAGCACTCGCAAAACTCTATCGTGGTGCGTTGGCACTTGTGTTTCCGTCGCTTCATGAAACCTTCGGAATGCCAGCCCTAGAAGCTATAGCCTCAGGATGTCCCGTCATAGCTTCTAATGTAACAGCTTTACCTGAAGTAGTCGGTGATGCTGCTATTTACGTAGATCCTTATTCGACAAAAGAAATAGCAGCTGCAATGAAAATGATAGCTGAAAACGAGGATTTGCGTAGGATGCTCATAAGTAAAGGTCTGGAACGTGCACGAAAATTTACGTGGAGAAAAAGCGCTATTATGCATAAAACTATATTTGAAAAAATATTGAAAGAAAGTTAA
- a CDS encoding class I SAM-dependent methyltransferase, with translation MHNEYSPKKYWEERAKLAVKDIYQAVCAYGRSHIENKAMDIIQKKVFASMLKGVDLRGKKVLELGCGVGRWVPFITSYGAKYVGVDISENMIEVARKRFPNASFYKIDSTDLPFPDNSFYLSFSITVIHHNNYDAQSKLIDELVRVTQPNGYIFLLEGIAHGGRKKTWFNTFARPVHDWVSEVEKGGRAKLVKIKYVRYWILRDIFRKTLGIIGIDNYPKAVNDMLVKIDYYVDYYLLAILPRKKAVAAAMLFKKTGKIT, from the coding sequence ATGCATAACGAGTACTCTCCAAAGAAGTATTGGGAGGAAAGAGCAAAGCTTGCGGTAAAGGATATTTACCAAGCTGTCTGTGCTTACGGTCGTTCGCACATAGAAAACAAGGCCATGGATATTATACAGAAGAAAGTATTTGCATCGATGCTGAAGGGTGTAGACTTAAGGGGAAAGAAGGTTCTTGAACTTGGATGTGGTGTGGGACGTTGGGTGCCATTTATAACAAGTTATGGAGCAAAGTATGTGGGTGTTGATATCTCGGAAAACATGATAGAAGTTGCCAGGAAACGGTTTCCTAATGCAAGCTTCTATAAAATTGATTCAACAGATTTACCATTTCCAGATAATTCTTTTTATCTTTCTTTTTCTATAACTGTTATACATCACAATAATTATGATGCTCAAAGTAAGCTAATAGATGAACTTGTACGAGTTACGCAACCTAATGGTTACATTTTTTTACTTGAAGGTATTGCTCATGGTGGACGCAAAAAGACGTGGTTCAATACTTTTGCTAGACCTGTTCACGACTGGGTATCGGAAGTTGAAAAAGGAGGGCGTGCAAAACTAGTAAAGATCAAATATGTACGTTACTGGATTCTAAGAGATATATTCCGGAAAACACTTGGGATAATTGGGATAGATAATTACCCAAAGGCTGTTAACGACATGCTTGTAAAGATAGATTATTATGTAGACTACTACTTATTGGCTATTCTGCCTAGGAAAAAAGCTGTAGCTGCAGCAATGCTCTTCAAGAAAACAGGTAAGATAACTTAA
- a CDS encoding alkaline phosphatase family protein, with amino-acid sequence MNGQTLRNTIVIGLDGMPLSIFDLVFENGVMPFTRSVWSRLVVSESNVFVPLTAPSWVSISTGVNPGKHGVFDFFYVDVDHSELRPVTKAMVERPLVNEITATSGLESIVLGVPFAYPPFVRSNNVVVSGWLTPRLRAWPPGEEEIARRFGVAEGPPSPGDLEGYVDSIVEGLERKAELIEYYYTRRRWRLFYFMLPEPDWVFHYLYGDILEGSRRGRRALRVFERIDRVLRLVFENLPDNSFVVLCSDHGFAVARRAVNGNVLLERLGLLKRRESGLSLRSRLLLSVARLLPSWLKSRLKYSSLAFLVRKVGAAEPFMMSSLPVDYSSSMAFMTTSYNVYVNPRLGREVRQRVRSTVLEAFRRYSDMLSVVEYGDRFFWGPYVGRAPDVVVIPRDGFNVTTKLMYRRVVEDGRWYVHSSRGMLALYTNDGDVGVRLPGDRLPSTADIVPTVLAFLGLPLDPEFDGEPLLEGVDPGRLGRRSYRVIARIGKRLARGL; translated from the coding sequence ATGAATGGCCAGACGCTGAGAAATACCATAGTTATCGGGCTTGATGGTATGCCTTTGTCCATATTCGATTTAGTTTTCGAGAATGGTGTAATGCCGTTTACGAGGTCTGTATGGTCTAGGCTGGTAGTCTCGGAGAGTAATGTGTTTGTGCCGCTTACGGCGCCTAGCTGGGTTAGTATCAGTACTGGTGTTAACCCTGGAAAGCATGGCGTCTTTGACTTCTTCTATGTGGACGTGGATCATTCCGAGCTTAGGCCGGTTACTAAGGCTATGGTTGAGCGTCCCCTTGTTAACGAGATTACTGCAACATCTGGCCTAGAGTCCATTGTGCTTGGTGTTCCTTTTGCCTATCCCCCGTTTGTCCGGAGTAACAATGTTGTTGTCTCTGGGTGGCTTACACCGAGGCTCCGGGCGTGGCCTCCAGGTGAGGAGGAGATTGCTAGGAGGTTTGGTGTGGCTGAGGGTCCGCCTAGCCCGGGTGACCTGGAGGGTTATGTGGACTCTATTGTGGAGGGCTTGGAGAGGAAGGCTGAGCTTATAGAGTACTATTATACGCGGCGTCGGTGGCGTCTGTTCTACTTTATGCTGCCGGAGCCTGACTGGGTTTTCCACTACCTCTACGGCGACATACTGGAGGGGAGTAGACGTGGACGGCGTGCGTTGAGGGTGTTTGAGCGTATTGATCGGGTACTTAGGCTTGTCTTCGAGAATTTGCCGGATAACAGTTTCGTGGTCTTGTGTTCCGACCACGGGTTTGCTGTTGCCAGGAGGGCCGTTAACGGGAACGTGTTGCTTGAGAGGCTTGGGCTGCTAAAGCGCCGGGAGTCGGGGCTCTCGTTGCGTTCTCGGTTGTTGCTTAGTGTTGCTCGTCTGCTTCCGTCGTGGCTTAAGTCTAGGCTCAAGTATAGCTCGTTGGCCTTCCTGGTGAGGAAGGTGGGTGCTGCTGAGCCGTTTATGATGAGTAGTCTGCCGGTTGACTACTCGTCTAGCATGGCGTTCATGACGACATCGTATAACGTGTATGTTAACCCTCGGCTTGGCCGGGAGGTGAGGCAGCGGGTTCGCTCTACTGTTCTCGAGGCGTTTAGGAGGTATAGTGATATGCTCTCTGTGGTGGAGTATGGTGACCGGTTCTTCTGGGGCCCCTATGTGGGCCGTGCTCCGGATGTCGTGGTTATTCCCCGGGACGGGTTCAACGTGACTACGAAGCTTATGTATCGCCGTGTTGTAGAGGATGGCCGGTGGTATGTGCACTCTAGCCGTGGCATGTTAGCGCTCTATACCAATGATGGCGACGTGGGGGTGAGGCTTCCAGGGGATAGGCTTCCTTCAACGGCAGATATCGTGCCCACTGTGTTGGCTTTCCTCGGGCTTCCCTTGGACCCGGAGTTCGATGGCGAGCCGTTGCTGGAGGGTGTGGATCCTGGGAGGCTTGGCCGGAGGAGCTACCGTGTGATAGCCCGTATTGGTAAGCGTCTCGCGCGGGGGCTGTAG
- a CDS encoding GDP-mannose 4,6-dehydratase, whose translation MKDELETIVVTGGAGFIGSNTVKRLCSMQHIVEDGLRILVVDLHTRQSINELYKHCGREVLMILNVDVSRFEMLWDRISRLVVPGATGIIHLAAVVGVTEVRGNPVQGYTSNVEGTFSVLELARRIDAARFVYASSAAVYGEPRYVPIDEDHPKDPVNLYGATKLAGEALVQGYARDYGLSTVVLRYFNVYGPGMKPGPYAGVVYKFIEALLERRQPIIYGDGKQTRDFVYVEDVAEANIKALQQHVNGVYNIGSGRETSILELYRIICNIIGYCPKPRHYPPRPSDVRRSVASIEKAERELGWRPSVTLEKGLMETINYYARRL comes from the coding sequence TTGAAGGATGAACTGGAAACTATTGTTGTGACAGGTGGAGCTGGATTCATAGGAAGTAATACAGTGAAGAGACTATGTAGCATGCAGCATATAGTTGAAGATGGACTACGAATATTGGTAGTTGATCTTCATACTCGACAAAGTATTAATGAATTATATAAGCATTGTGGTCGAGAGGTATTGATGATACTAAATGTTGACGTGTCACGGTTTGAAATGCTTTGGGATAGGATTAGTAGACTAGTTGTTCCAGGTGCTACTGGGATTATTCATTTAGCGGCCGTTGTTGGTGTGACCGAGGTTCGTGGCAATCCGGTTCAGGGATATACCAGTAATGTGGAAGGGACATTTAGTGTACTTGAGTTGGCACGGAGGATCGATGCTGCCCGGTTTGTTTATGCCTCGAGTGCAGCAGTGTATGGCGAACCTAGATATGTACCTATAGATGAGGATCATCCTAAGGATCCTGTGAACCTGTATGGGGCGACAAAGCTTGCGGGTGAAGCACTTGTTCAGGGATATGCTAGAGATTATGGTCTTAGTACAGTCGTGCTTAGGTACTTTAATGTATACGGGCCAGGTATGAAACCGGGGCCCTATGCAGGTGTAGTTTACAAATTTATAGAGGCTCTGCTTGAGAGGCGCCAGCCCATCATATATGGTGATGGTAAGCAGACCCGAGATTTTGTATATGTAGAGGATGTTGCAGAAGCAAACATCAAGGCGTTACAACAGCATGTCAACGGCGTTTATAATATTGGCTCAGGACGGGAGACCAGCATACTTGAACTGTATCGTATAATATGTAATATTATTGGCTATTGTCCCAAGCCTAGGCATTATCCACCAAGACCTAGTGATGTAAGAAGAAGCGTAGCAAGTATAGAGAAAGCTGAAAGAGAACTAGGATGGCGTCCTTCCGTGACATTAGAGAAGGGGCTTATGGAGACGATAAACTATTACGCGCGGAGACTATAA
- a CDS encoding alkaline phosphatase family protein, giving the protein MVETKKVCIIGLDGVGLHNIRLFLNKLPLNNISKIINKGFSSTFSSIPPYTPSAWTSIFTGVNPGKHGIYGFYKVIKNKNKNFTVTLASSYDIKYPRIFEMLTMFNMKSVIINVPLVYPVHGLIGLKNVIVVSDWASPSQFIHPKSYDSKYKEYLVNPPHNWSLATDNKKYAYKVEEFLKTRINMYYDLLEQENYNLFIVVFSELDWLMHRIPEIINGKEISYVSKILSIIDTFIHRAINTCNMVILVSDHGFTTAQTIVSINRILYENKLIAFKYKLNFGKLLNKSTFLAQASSDNENSTISHKFSKIINMAINNTVNMLKKVVPSGILMKIAPIIPISMEIDYSRSSAFMLETGNWGVYVKDEYITMVKSLLKHVKYIKKITYGRNIFWGRYANLAPDLILIPQSDVIFDTRIYAEPVYSKFVGEHDTHALIAFYGDNVVPGNEVNVTMYDIVPTVLSYLGLPLPHDSDGRPLIELINIDDFILKDKFNYSSRFKIMRKIKDVI; this is encoded by the coding sequence ATGGTGGAAACAAAAAAGGTATGCATAATCGGGTTAGATGGCGTCGGTCTGCATAATATACGTTTATTTCTTAATAAGCTACCATTAAATAATATATCGAAGATAATTAATAAAGGATTTAGTTCAACTTTTAGCTCTATTCCACCTTATACTCCGTCGGCTTGGACGAGTATCTTTACTGGAGTAAATCCTGGCAAACATGGTATATATGGCTTTTATAAAGTAATAAAAAATAAAAACAAAAATTTTACTGTAACATTAGCTAGTTCATACGACATTAAGTATCCTAGAATTTTTGAAATGCTTACAATGTTTAATATGAAAAGTGTTATTATAAACGTGCCACTGGTATATCCAGTTCACGGTCTAATTGGACTGAAAAACGTTATTGTAGTAAGTGACTGGGCGTCGCCAAGTCAGTTTATCCATCCTAAGAGTTACGATAGTAAATACAAAGAATACTTAGTAAACCCACCGCATAATTGGTCACTAGCAACTGATAACAAGAAATATGCATATAAGGTTGAGGAATTCCTTAAAACTAGAATTAACATGTACTATGATCTCCTCGAACAAGAGAACTATAACCTCTTCATTGTGGTATTTAGTGAACTTGATTGGCTCATGCATCGCATACCAGAGATTATTAACGGTAAAGAAATAAGTTATGTTAGCAAAATATTAAGTATTATAGATACTTTCATACATAGGGCAATTAATACTTGTAATATGGTTATTCTCGTAAGTGACCATGGATTTACGACTGCACAGACTATTGTAAGCATAAACAGGATACTATATGAAAATAAATTAATAGCCTTTAAATATAAGCTTAATTTTGGCAAATTATTAAACAAAAGTACGTTCCTAGCACAAGCATCTAGTGACAATGAGAATAGTACCATTAGTCATAAATTTAGTAAGATTATAAATATGGCTATTAATAATACAGTAAATATGTTAAAAAAAGTTGTACCGTCAGGTATATTGATGAAAATAGCTCCAATAATACCTATCTCCATGGAGATAGATTACTCTCGGAGTTCTGCGTTTATGTTAGAGACCGGAAACTGGGGCGTTTATGTGAAGGATGAATACATTACTATGGTTAAATCACTACTCAAGCATGTTAAGTATATTAAGAAAATAACATATGGTAGAAACATATTCTGGGGACGGTATGCTAATCTGGCGCCCGATCTAATACTAATACCTCAAAGTGACGTTATATTTGATACAAGGATCTATGCAGAACCAGTATATAGTAAATTCGTTGGAGAACATGATACACATGCGTTGATAGCATTTTATGGGGATAATGTAGTGCCTGGTAATGAAGTAAATGTTACCATGTATGATATAGTCCCGACTGTGCTTAGTTATCTTGGTTTGCCACTTCCACACGATAGTGACGGTAGACCTCTAATTGAGCTTATTAATATAGATGATTTTATACTTAAAGATAAATTTAATTATAGTAGTCGTTTCAAAATTATGCGTAAGATCAAAGATGTGATTTAG
- a CDS encoding glycosyltransferase, with amino-acid sequence MNLLIIVPAKNEEKFLPYALKSIVRNVNKLKYDINVTVIVVDDASTDRTPEIIRQFSHKYKFIKHVRINVTREYDSSIGLVRAIRAGLIYAEKVLNINWNYFMQVDADTVLLSNYIDKLLSVMTAYDHIGIAGGVSINAHQSNLHIHNTGMIIRKEAWTACRGYKPLPSPDTIIQLCVLSKGWKVAIVKQAKMYFLRPVRLNPYKVGLADKITGVSFPYSIIKSTRLSISNRSFSCIKDYFAGYISARRINIECRDRITRYRRIIEKLRIKEMLHRYIAHVNI; translated from the coding sequence ATGAATTTACTTATCATTGTACCTGCAAAGAATGAAGAAAAATTTCTGCCATACGCACTAAAAAGTATAGTAAGGAATGTTAATAAGCTGAAATACGATATCAATGTAACTGTAATAGTAGTTGATGATGCAAGCACAGATAGGACTCCAGAAATAATTAGACAATTCTCTCATAAATATAAGTTTATAAAACACGTAAGGATCAATGTAACTAGAGAGTATGATTCAAGCATTGGCCTCGTACGCGCAATAAGAGCGGGTCTCATATATGCAGAGAAAGTGTTGAACATTAATTGGAATTACTTTATGCAAGTAGATGCTGATACAGTACTCCTATCAAATTATATAGACAAATTACTAAGTGTAATGACAGCATACGATCACATAGGCATAGCAGGCGGTGTATCTATAAATGCACATCAATCAAATCTACATATCCATAACACTGGGATGATAATAAGGAAAGAAGCCTGGACAGCATGTAGAGGTTACAAGCCTTTGCCGTCTCCTGACACAATAATACAGCTATGTGTCCTAAGCAAGGGCTGGAAGGTAGCCATTGTAAAGCAAGCCAAGATGTATTTCTTACGCCCTGTAAGACTCAACCCCTACAAGGTAGGATTAGCTGATAAAATCACCGGAGTCAGTTTCCCATACTCAATAATCAAGTCAACAAGGTTATCAATATCCAATAGAAGTTTCAGCTGCATAAAAGACTACTTCGCAGGCTACATTTCTGCTCGCAGGATAAATATAGAATGTAGAGACAGAATTACAAGGTATCGGAGAATTATAGAAAAGCTGAGGATAAAAGAAATGCTACACAGGTACATTGCACATGTGAACATATAA
- a CDS encoding Gfo/Idh/MocA family protein: protein MTVRVAVVGAGYMGSAHARVVRRIAGEYPGLVELAYIVDVDLERARLAAARYGGEPLRSVRDIPRGGADFAIVAVPTRHHLRVVLELLDRGVGGLLVEKPLTADIEEAIRLVERVEEAGVWASVGHVERFNPAVWSLHRLAARGRLGDILTIAARRVGPFAPRAGDTDVVYDLGVHEVDNALALTGSLPETVRAYTLRSIVTDLNDYALMVLGFRGGFASLEVNRITPFKQRVLYLTGSRGVAYLDYMGQELRVYTPEEESLIRVAREEPLYLEDLVLLASFAHGREPLVDIYQGFAAMLVCAAVLASARLGGELALDEYDVYQGYRGYVEKSLRGYMRYREAVGDEPKALLGL, encoded by the coding sequence ATGACCGTGAGGGTTGCTGTAGTCGGCGCTGGTTACATGGGCTCTGCCCATGCTAGGGTTGTGAGGCGTATTGCTGGCGAGTACCCGGGGCTCGTCGAGCTAGCATACATAGTTGATGTGGATCTTGAGAGGGCTAGGCTTGCTGCGGCCCGTTATGGCGGCGAGCCGCTGCGCTCTGTAAGGGATATCCCCCGGGGTGGCGCTGATTTCGCGATAGTCGCGGTGCCGACGCGGCACCATCTCCGTGTGGTGCTCGAGCTGCTCGACCGTGGTGTTGGGGGCCTCTTGGTGGAGAAGCCTCTTACTGCGGACATCGAGGAGGCTATCCGGCTTGTCGAGCGGGTCGAGGAGGCTGGTGTCTGGGCCTCTGTGGGGCACGTGGAGAGGTTTAACCCGGCGGTGTGGAGCCTCCACCGGCTCGCGGCTAGGGGCAGGCTTGGGGACATATTGACTATCGCGGCTCGCCGTGTGGGGCCCTTCGCGCCACGTGCGGGCGACACGGACGTGGTCTACGACCTAGGCGTGCACGAGGTGGACAATGCGCTTGCGTTGACTGGCTCTCTCCCCGAGACGGTGCGCGCTTATACTCTCCGGAGTATCGTCACTGATCTCAACGACTACGCGTTGATGGTTCTCGGGTTCCGCGGGGGCTTCGCTAGCCTTGAGGTGAACCGGATAACGCCGTTCAAGCAGAGGGTGCTCTACCTTACGGGATCGCGTGGAGTAGCCTACCTGGACTATATGGGGCAGGAGCTGCGGGTCTACACGCCGGAGGAGGAGTCGCTGATACGTGTTGCCCGTGAGGAGCCTCTGTACCTGGAGGACCTAGTCCTTCTAGCCTCGTTTGCACATGGTAGAGAGCCGCTGGTGGACATATACCAGGGTTTCGCGGCTATGCTTGTCTGTGCGGCTGTCCTCGCCTCGGCGCGGCTGGGCGGTGAGCTGGCTCTGGACGAGTATGATGTCTACCAGGGCTACAGGGGGTATGTCGAGAAGTCCCTCAGGGGCTATATGCGGTACCGGGAGGCGGTCGGGGATGAGCCTAAGGCTCTGCTAGGGCTCTAG